The following proteins are encoded in a genomic region of Oryza brachyantha chromosome 11, ObraRS2, whole genome shotgun sequence:
- the LOC102721405 gene encoding bidirectional sugar transporter SWEET14-like, producing the protein MAGMSLQHPWAFAFGLLGNIISFMTYLAPLPTFYRIYKSKSTQGFQSIPYVVALFSAMLWIYYALLKSDECLLITINSAGCVIETLYIAVYLVYAPKKARVFTARLLLLVNVGVFGLILLLTLLLSAGPRRVVVLGWVCVGFSVSVFVAPLSIMRLVVRTKSVEFMPFSLSLSLTVSAVVWFLYGLLIKDKYVALPNVLGFTFGVIQMGLYAMYRNSTPKRSTMVAKEVEATATDDDDAASPTAGVKEHVVNIAKLSAAAAIDVKTREVHPVESPPAEDHPSVAAAGSPPPPEDDKSGAAVEKKAGQEEV; encoded by the exons GCCGACGTTCTACAGGATCTACAAGAGCAAGTCGACGCAGGGGTTCCAGTCGATCCCCTACGTGGTGGCGCTCTTCAGCGCGATGCTGTGGATCTACTACGCGCTGCTCAAGTCCGACGAGTGCCTGCTCATCACCATCAACTCCGCCGGCTGCGTCATCGAGACCCTCTACATCGCCGTCTACCTCGTCTACGCCCCCAAGAAGGCCAGGGTGTTCACCGCCAGGCTGCTGCTCCTCGTCAACGTCGGCGTCTTCggcctcatcctcctcctcaccctcctcctctccgccggcccgcgccgcgtcgtcgtGCTCGGCTGGGTCTGCGTCGGCTTCTCCGTCAGCGTGTTCGTCGCGCCGCTGAGCATCATG CGGCTGGTGGTGAGGACGAAGAGCGTCGAGTTCATGCCGTTCTCGCTGTCGCTGTCGCTCACCGTCAGCGCCGTCGTCTGGTTCCTCTATGGGCTCCTCATCAAGGACAAATATGTTGCG CTTCCCAACGTGCTGGGCTTCACCTTCGGCGTCATCCAGATGGGCCTCTACGCCATGTACAGGAACTCCACGCCCAAGCGCTCAACCATGGTGGCCAAAGAGGTCGAGGCCACGgcgaccgacgacgacgacgccgcctcccccaCCGCCGGCGTCAAGGAGCACGTCGTCAACATCGCCaagctctccgccgccgccgccatcgacgTCAAGACCCGCGAGGTGCACCCCGTCGAGTCCCCGCCGGCAGAGGACCACCcgagcgtcgccgccgccgggtcgccgcctccaccggaGGACGACAaatccggcgccgccgtcgagaagAAGGCCGGCCAGGAGGAGGTGTAA